A stretch of the Terriglobia bacterium genome encodes the following:
- a CDS encoding P1 family peptidase, giving the protein MRPSNKGIGSPRHGLTPVPLLGVLVSACLIASSLFAQSGTSAPSGSPPRARARDLQIAPGVFPTGKWNAITDVAGVRVGHTTLREGDNVRTGVTAILPPGGNPFREKVAAAIYVGNGFGKLLGFTQVQELGVLETPILLTNTLSVWQVAEALVDYMLALPGNEEVRSVNPVVGETNDGYLNDIRGRHVTRKDVFSAILGAKSGPVEEGSVGAGTGTVAFDWKGGIGTSSRVLPTENGGYTLGVLVQTNFGGHLTIDGVPVWRVLQKPGNSRRPGDGSCMIVIATDSPVDAHQLQRIAKRALAGMARTGSSFANGSGDYVIAFSTTSRVSPSSDKGSTGTRAKLQDEELSPLFEATAEATEEAIYNSLLEATTVRGRDGHVAEAIPIETLKQILIRHHRGI; this is encoded by the coding sequence ATGCGGCCCTCAAACAAAGGAATCGGCAGTCCTCGACACGGGCTCACGCCGGTCCCGCTTCTGGGCGTGCTGGTTTCTGCCTGTCTCATTGCGTCTTCTCTTTTCGCGCAGTCCGGCACGAGTGCTCCTTCTGGTTCCCCGCCACGGGCCCGTGCCAGGGATCTCCAGATTGCTCCGGGAGTCTTTCCAACGGGAAAGTGGAACGCCATCACCGATGTAGCGGGTGTTCGTGTCGGCCACACCACCCTTCGGGAGGGTGACAACGTGCGGACCGGGGTGACCGCCATCCTTCCTCCCGGAGGTAATCCTTTCAGGGAAAAGGTCGCTGCAGCAATTTATGTCGGCAATGGATTTGGAAAGCTTCTGGGCTTCACTCAAGTCCAAGAACTGGGAGTTCTTGAAACTCCCATCTTGCTGACCAACACCCTCAGTGTGTGGCAGGTGGCAGAGGCGTTGGTCGACTACATGCTTGCTTTGCCCGGAAATGAAGAGGTCCGGTCTGTCAACCCGGTGGTGGGCGAGACCAATGACGGCTACCTGAATGATATTCGTGGCCGACATGTCACGAGGAAGGACGTCTTCAGTGCCATTCTGGGAGCCAAGAGCGGCCCCGTGGAGGAAGGGAGCGTGGGCGCAGGAACGGGGACAGTTGCCTTCGATTGGAAAGGGGGGATTGGGACGTCCTCGCGAGTCCTTCCGACCGAGAATGGAGGATATACCCTGGGGGTCCTGGTGCAGACCAATTTTGGGGGGCACCTGACGATCGATGGAGTGCCTGTTTGGAGGGTCCTTCAGAAGCCCGGAAACAGCAGGCGCCCGGGAGACGGGAGTTGCATGATCGTCATTGCGACAGACTCCCCTGTTGATGCGCATCAGCTCCAGCGGATTGCCAAGCGCGCCCTGGCAGGCATGGCCCGCACTGGCTCAAGTTTTGCGAATGGCAGTGGTGACTACGTGATTGCCTTTTCAACCACCTCCCGGGTTTCTCCATCTTCAGACAAGGGGTCCACTGGCACCCGGGCGAAGCTTCAAGATGAGGAGTTATCGCCGCTCTTTGAAGCTACTGCCGAGGCCACTGAGGAAGCGATTTACAATTCCCTGCTCGAAGCCACAACAGTGAGAGGCCGGGATGGACACGTGGCTGAAGCGATTCCAATTGAGACATTGAAACAGATCTTGATTAGGCATCATCGAGGGATTTAG